The Vibrio metoecus sequence AAACCGACTATATCGACCTTTACCAAATTCACTGGCCACAGCGACAAACCAACACCTTTGGCCAGCTCAATTACCCCTATCCAGACAAACAGGAAGAAGTGACACTGGTTGAAACACTCGAAGCGCTGAGTGATCTGGTACGCATGGGTAAAGTTCGTTATATCGGCGTCTCGAATGAAACGCCTTGGGGAGTCATGAGTTATCTGCGTTTAGCGGAAAAGCATGAACTGCCGAGAATAGTCTCCATCCAAAACCCTTACAATCTACTCAATCGCAGCTTTGAAGTCGGGCTTGCCGAGATTAGTCATCTCGAAGGAGTAAAGCTTCTCGCTTATTCACCACTCGCCTTTGGTACCTTAAGTGGAAAATACCTCAATGGGGCTCGTCCTGCTGGGGCTCGCTGTTCATTGCATCAGCGCTTCTCACGCTACTTTACACCACAAGGAATACTTGCAACGCAAGCTTATGTGGAACTGGCACAGCAGTTTGGCTTAGACCCCGCACAAATGGCGTTGGCATTTGTCAATCAGCGTCCATTTGTGGCATCAAACATCATTGGAGCCACGAGCATGACGCAGTTAAAATCAAATTTGGATAGTTTAGAGATTTCATTAAGTGCAGAACTACTGCAGAAAATTCAAGAGATTGGAACCACTTATTCCAATCCCTGTCCTTAGGGGTAAGGAGCTGGTGAGTTAACTCACCAGCTCCTTTGCATTACGTCGGTATTCGCGCATTTAACACACGGCGGATATGTCTCACACGACGTTCAGCGACAACAGCATCCGGTAGACTCCAGCCGATAGGACGACCGTCTTCTTGCAAACCAATGTCACGTAACAAGTGTGGATTATGCCAAGGTAAATGGTAGCTACTTCTTCGAACTTGACGTTTCCACTCTCGTTCTTCACGACGTAGATCAGCACGAACTAGTAATACGGCTAGTTGTAAGTAAATAGATTGACGCATGGTAATTTTCTCCAGTTTGTTTGCTGGGGAAAATGACGATCGGAAGGTAAAAGTCAGAATACGCTCTTACTCAGCTGCCATTTTCCGCAGCCTAATAAGAGGTTACGGATTAATTCAGTTATCTTTGCTCAAATCATCGCCCATTACGCGCACGGGAAAGCCTCGGTGTGCGGTTTGATGGGTTGAATTAAGATCAGAAGCGCAAAGCAATGATGCAGATACGAAATGTGCCATGATGCGCCTCCAAGCAAAGTCAATTAATCCAAAGAAATGTGTTGTGTAAGTGAAACTTACGGTTAAATTCTAAACAACTCCGCCTATCAAATTCAACTTTTTATTGCATGTGTTCGAGAATACAGCGTTTTTTACTAGCCAGTGGTGTTATTACTGATGTGAATAACATATTCATCTGAGCAATAAATCAGCAACCGAATATGCATCCAATCCAGCTCTAACACAGCAACATCTGATGGCGATATCAGCCCCAAGCCTATAACCACATAAAAAATTCAGCCACTGTTAAGTGGCTGAATGTCTGTCACATTAAAACTGCGAAGCTAGAAATTTTCATCGGTGATCAAATTATGCTTATTCAGCAAACGGTACATAGTTGCTCGTGACACTCCCAGCTCTTTCGCTGCCGTTGATACTTGACCAGAATGTGATTCAAGAACCAACAACAGCGCATCACGCTCTGAGCGTTCACGGATACTTTTCAAGCTACGACGACCATCACTGCGTTTTGGCAAATCAAGCTGTGATTCATCCAATACCACAGTATCAGACATCAGCACCACTCGTTTAATTTGGTTCATCAGTTCGCGCACATTACCTGGCCAATGGTAACGAGTTAAGCCTCGTACTGCATCTTCAGAGAAGCTACGCGCTTGGGCGTTATATTCTTTGGAATATTCCTGTAGAAAATGTTTTGCGAGCAGAACAATATCTGCAGCACGTTCCTTCAGGCTCGGTACATTAATTCGTAGCACATTAATGTAGTGGTAGAGTTCTTCATTGAAATCGCCATCAATCAAGGCTTTTTCAATATCAGAGGAGTTGGCTGCCAAAATCCGTACATCGACTTCTACGACACCTTGTTTGGTTTCAACAGTGCCTTCTTGCAAGAAACGCAGTAGGTTAAGCTGCTGACTTTTGGGTAGCGTCAAAATGTCATTGAGTAGCAAGGTTCCACCATCAGCTTGCAACAAAAGCGGTTGCTGAACATCATCACTCTCTCCGATGCCAAACAATTCGCTTTCCAGTCGTTTCTCCGACATAGCTCGACAATTGACCGAGATAAACGGCTTTTGCGCTCTCGATGACGTTTTATGAATCGCTTTTGCTACGGTTTCTTTGCCAGTTCCGCTTTCACCATAAATCAAAATACTGACGTCTGTCGGTCCAATACGTTTGATCTGGTCGCGCAAGCGCTTCATTGGCATGGATTCACCAATCAAGCCCATATTGCCGGCTGAACCAAAATGTGGCCAAACTTTCTTTTCCAGCTTCAGCATGCCTAACTGATGCCCGATGGTGCTTAATAACTGCGCATCTGGGATTGGCGCGGTAAAAAAATCGATACAAAAGTTAACGATAAACTGGCAAATGGTGTCTGAGCTTAGCTGTGCTTCACGAATAAATGCCAGCCAACGCACCTGCTTATGGCTACTCACCAAATTGGCAATTCCGTTTAAGCTAAACTCGTCATGGCTTAAATCCACAATACCGATACAGGGACCGGTTTCTACAAACAGCGCATCCGCTTTACGCAAATCCGCAACTTGGGTACAACGCCAACCTACTTTTTCCAACACAGCTAGCCAGGGTTCATAGGTACCTCCCACCACAACGAGAGAGCCAGGTACTGAATCCATACGGAATTGAGTGCTCATGAACCTATATTCCTTATTGTTATTGTTACGATGCGGATTATTCTATTCGCACCCACTACTTGTTACGAACGTTACATTAACGAGACTTTGCACGATAATCTGTCTCATAGATAAGACTAGACAACAAATTCAAAACTTTCTAATCAAGTTGTGGGAGAAAATCATAATTCAGAGAAAAGAACGACTTACATTCGGTTGAGTTGGCATGATTCTTTCAGATGGAATAAAAATGAGATAAAAAAAGCCGCTCAATGAGAGCGGCTTTTATCATTTGCGCAGTAATTATTGCTGAGGGCGCATCGCAGGGAACAAGATCACATCACGAATGGTGTGTGTATTGGTCAGTAGCATGACCAGACGGTCAATACCAATACCTTGGCCTGCTGTTGGCGGTAGACCATGTTCTAAAGCGGTAATGTAGTCGGCATCGTAGAACATCGCTTCATCATCACCGGACTCTTTCGCTTCGACTTGTGCTTTGAAACGTGCATCTTGGTCTTCAGCATCGTTAAGCTCTGAGAAGCCGTTTGCTACTTCACGACCGCCGATGAAGAATTCAAAGCGGTCAGTGAAGAACGGGTTATCATCACTACGGCGCGCCAGTGGAGAAATATCCGCAGGGTAGCCAGTGATAAAGGTTGGCTGCATCAGTTTAGGTTCGGCCGTTTCACCAAAGATCTCTTCGAGAAGCTGGCCACATGTCCAGAAAGGTTCAACATCAACGTGAACCGATTTCGCGATAGAAACCATCAGGTCACGGTTTTGAATATCATCTTCGGTAAGTGCTTGGATCTGCGCGTGATTTGGATTGTAGTGCTTGATCGCATCAAACATACTCATGCGCGCGTATTTACCACCAAATTCAACGGTATATTCACCGTAAGGCATTGAAGTTGAACCAAGAACTTCTAACGCTACAGAGCTGAGCAGCTCTTCCGTCAAATCCATCAGATCTTTGTAATCTGCGTACGCCATATAGAATTCCATCATAGTGAATTCTGGGTTGTGACGTGGAGAAAGACCTTCGTTACGGAAGTTACGGTTGATTTCGAATACGCGATCAAAACCACCCACAACCAGACGCTTCAGGTACAGCTCAGGCGCGATACGTAGGTACATCGGCATGTCGAGTGCATTGTGATGCGTGATGAATGGGCGCGCACTCGCACCGCCAGGGATCACGTGCATCATCGGCGTTTCTACTTCCATGAACTGTTTGGAGATCATGAAATTACGAATGGCTGACATCACTTTAGAACGTACAACGAAAGCGTTGCGCGAGTCTTCGTTGACGATCAAGTCAACGTAACGCTGGCGGTAACGCATTTCTTGGTCAGTCAGACCGTGGAATTTCTCTGGCAGTGGACGCAGTGCTTTGGTCAGCAGTTGGAATTGTTCCATGTTGACGTACAGGTCACCTTTACCAGATTTGTGCAGTGCACCTTGTACACCGATGATGTCACCGATATCCAAACCTTGGTATTTGTCTTTCAGTTCTTGCTGAACGTCTTTCGATGCATAAGCCTGAATACGGCCAGAAGTTTCCTGAATCACGAGGAATGGACCACGTTTTGCCATCACACGACCGGCGATAGATACAACATGATTTAATGCTTCTAGCTCTTCCTTACTCTTTTCACCGAACTCCTTCTGCAGATCACCGGCTAGGCTGTCACGACGGAACGAGTTTGGGTGTCCGTTTGCTTTACAGTCCTTGCGGATGTGATCCAACTTGCTGCGACGCTCTGCAATCAGTTTGTTTTCTTCTTGCGTGATTTGCTCTTGATTAATCTCGTTTTGAACAGCATCAGTCATTTGCATGTACCTTGTTTGTCGGTAAAAAGCTTAGAGGCCTGATTTCAGGCTAGCTTCGATAAATTTGTCTAAGTCACCATCGAGTACCGCTTGCGTGTTGCGGTTTTCAATACCTGTACGTAAATCCTTGATTCTTGAATCATCCAACACGTAAGAACGGATTTGGCTACCCCAACCAATGTCAGATTTGGCGTCTTCGTTCGCTTGTTTTTCGGCGTTCTGCTTTTGCAGTTCCAGTTCAAACAGTTTGGCGCGAAGTTGCTTCATCGCTTGGTCTTTGTTTTTGTGCTGTGAGCGATCGTTTTGGCATTGTACGACTGTATTGGTCGGTACGTGCGTAATACGAACAGCAGATTCGGTGGTGTTAACGTGCTGACCACCCGCACCAGAAGCACGATACACGTCTATACGCAGATCGGCAGGATTAATTTCGATATCTATGTTTTCATCCACTTCAGGGTAGATGAACGCCGAAGCAAACGACGTATGACGACGACCGCCTGAATCGAAAGGTGATTTACGCACTAAACGGTGTACACCCGTTTCTGTACGCAGCCAACCATAAGCGTGATCACCAATGATACGCACTGTCGCGGATTTCAACCCTGCTACGTCGCCTTCTGAAACTTCAATCACTTCGGTTTTAAAACCTTTAGCATCAGCCCAACGCAAATACATGCGCAGCAGCATAGAAGTCCAGTCTTGCGCTTCTGTACCACCAGAGCCTGCTTGTAGATCTAAGTAACAATCGGATGAGTCATGATCACCCGAGAACATACGACGGAACTCTAACTGTTCGAGTTTCACTTCTAACTCATCCAGCTCGGGACCAATTTCGTCGAACGTTTCTTGATCTTCCGCTTCGATGGCCAGTTCAAGCAAACCTTCGACATCGTCGACACCACGATCCAGTTGATCGATAGTATCAACTACCGCTTCTAACGCAGAACGCTCTTTGCCTAAGGCTTGCGCACGCTCAGGTTGGGTCCAGACATCGGGTTGTTCTAACTCGGCATTAACTTCTTCAAGACGCTCTTTCTTGGCGTCATAGTCAAAGATACCCCCTCAGGATATTTGTGCGTTCAGACACATCCTGCAGGCGATTTTTAATAGGATTGATTTCAAACATGTTGGCTTACGGTTTATGAATAGAAATTAACCGCGGAATTCTACTGAAAAATGTGATGAAGATACAGGAAAAAATACTCTATTCTGGCGGGTAAGTCAGGATAACCCTCGAAAGATAGGCATAAAAAAGCGGAAGCTTTGGCTTCCGCTTTTCGATGATTCAAGAGACTTATGCGAGCTCTTCTTCTAGTGCTGGTGATGATGAACCTGAGATAAAAAACATACAGATCAACGTTGCACTTGTTGGCAGTAACCAACCCATACCGTATTCAAAGAAAGGCAAGAAATCAAAGGCTGAAACATCGACACCTGCCACTTTGGCAGCATCCAATAAGGCTACCAACAGAGACACCGCCAATACAACGCGGTAAGCAATGCGAGGGTTTGGTAGTTTTTGACGAACAAAAGTTAACGCTACCAATGCGATCGCGACCGGGTACAGAGCAAACAGCACAGGAATAGACAAGGTGATCAACTGTGCCAAGCCAACGTTAGCCACCACACCACACGCCACACCATTAATCACAACCCATTGCTTGTATGACAGTGACGTATGCTTGCTGAAGAAATCTGAACATGCCGAAATCAAACCGACGGCCGTAGTTAAACAAGCCAACATGACGATCACAGACAGAACAAATTGACCGTTGTGACCAAACAGTGCTTTTACGTATTGGCTTAGAATCGCACCGCCGTTGTTTGCGCCTGCTGCCACACTTGAGCTCGTAGCACCAAGGTAGAACAGTGAACCGTAAACCAGAGCTAGACCTACTGCCGCAATCACCGCAGAAGTAATCAAGTAACGGGTAGTCGCCGCCCGATCGGTAATCCCTTTGCTACGCAGTGCATCCACAATCAAGATACCAAACATCAGCGATGCAAACGTATCCATTGTGTTGTAGCCTTCCAAGAAACCTTTGGTCAGCGGTTGAGTCAGGTAGTCACCTTGCGCCGCAATCATCTCACCTTGTGGATTCATAAATACCCCAAGCGCAAGAATGATCAAACCAATAAACAGAGCTGGAGTCAGTAATTTACCAATTAAATCGACCAACTTGCCTTGTGACCATGAGAAAAACATCGCAACGCTAAAAAACAGCACAGAGAAAACGGCTAAGTCAAATTGAGTGCTCTCTGTGAAAAACGGTTTTACCGCCATTTCAAATGCCACAAGACCTGTACGCGGTGCCGCAAACGCAGGACCAATCACGATCAAAATCAACGCTGCCATCAATACCGATGCTTTCACAGGCAAATCTTTGGTTAGGTGCTCCCAACTGCCACCCGCCACTGCAATCGCAATGATAGTGATCAGTGGTAAACCGACCGCTGTCAGCAAAAAGCCAAACATGGCAGGAGTAATGTTCTCACCCGCTAATTGGCCTGCGAGTGGTGGAAAAATGATATTACCGGCGCCCAAAAAGAACGCGAACAGCATAAAGCCCAAAGCTAAAATATCTGCTAGTTTTAACGTCTGCTTCACAGATAACCCTTATTTATAAATGTAATGAATGTTGTGTATGCATCTCACTGCTTAAATCGATATCACGCTAAGCGGTGTGAAGCCGAATAATGACGAATGCGCTTGTATTTCGCAACCACAAAGCAAAAAACGCCACAATAATTTATATTCACAACAATAATGCAGTGTCATATGCTAGATGAATGTAAAAACCCAGAATTACAGACTACAAATGAAGCGCATTTTTTCACCAATCGACAGAATAAAATATTAGCAATCCTCTACAGACTAGAGCTTTTCGCTTAACTCTCATTTGGCACAGAATTACGATGAAAACCAATAAATTAATGAATAAGCACTTTCGATTTAAACAATTCTGTATAGAAGAAAGGGAGTGCGGCATGCCGATCAGCACCGATGGCGTGCTATTAGGCGCTTGGGCATTTACCATACCCCCACGCTCGATTTTGGATATAGGAAGTGGAACCGGCCTACTCAGCATCATGTGTGCGCAACGCTTCCCAGAGGCGGACATTACTGCCCTGGATATTGAACTCAGCGCTTTTCACGCCTCAGAGCAAAATCGAAAGAATAGTCCTTGGGCAGACCGCATAACCTGCCACCATCACGATATTTTGCACTGGCAACCCGAACAGCGTTTTGCGGCAATTATTTGTAATCCACCTTATTTCAACAGTGGTGAAACCGCTCAACAGCAGATCAGAGCCACTGCTCGCCATACCATCAGCTTGCAGCATCAAGCCTTGATTGAACACATACCTAAGCTTCTCAAGCCCGATGGTGTCGCGAGTTTTATTCTCCCAAAAGCGGAAGGTGAAGATTTCATCGCCCTAGCCAAACAAGCAGGGCTTCACTTGGGGCGTTATTGTCAAGTACAGCCGACCTCAAGCAAACCCGTACATCGATTATTGTTTGAGCTACATATCTCCCCTTGTACGACGGAGGATTCCGTACTGGTGATCCGCGAAAAGGATGGCTACAGTGAAGAGTTCCAGCACCTAACCCGTGATTTTTATCTGAAGATGTAGCAATTAAAGATGTGATCTAAAGCGTGATCCATCTATAATGTGCGCCCTGTTTTAAGACAGAGCCTTTCAACGCTTGTGGAGTAATTATTTGTGATTAAAACCTTTGCCGACCTCGAACTCGATCCAATATTGCTTGAAGCGATCGAAGAAATGGGCCTTAGCCGCCCAACCCAAGTTCAGGCTGAAGCAATTCCGCAAGCTCTGGATGGTCGTGATGTCTTAGCCTCTGCCCCTACGGGTACAGGTAAAACAGCCGCGTTTGCCATTCCAGCGCTGCAATATTTGCTCGATTTCCCACGCCGTAAAGCAGGCCCTGCGCGAATTCTGATTTTAACGCCAACCCGTGAACTGGCGATGCAGGTGGCCGAACAAGCGCAAGCGCTGGCTAAAAATACTCGTCTGAATATTTTCACCATTACCGGTGGTGTGCAGTACCAAGAGCACGCCGATATTCTAGCAACCACCCAAGATATAGTGGTCGCCACACCGGGACGTCTGCTGGAATACATTGATGCAGAGCGTTTTGACTGTCGTGCGATTGAGTGGTTGATCCTCGATGAAGCGGATCGCATGTTGGACATGGGCTTTGGCCCAACGGTTGATCGCCTCTCGACCGAGTGCCGCTGGCGTAAACAAACCCTACTGTTCTCGGCAACTTTAGAAGGCCGTGGTGTAGAAGGGTTTACTGCCGATCTGTTAAAAGATCCCGCCCATGTCGATGCGGAACCACCACGTCGTGAGCGTAAGAAAATTTCGCAGTGGTACCACCGCGCTGATGACATGCCGCATAAAGTGGAACTGCTGAAAAAGATCCTGACCGAGCAAGCCGAACGTTCGATCGTGTTCTTAAAAACTCGTGAGCGTCTCGCAGACCTACGTGCTGAATTGGAAAAAGCTCAGATCCCGTGTGCATGGATCCAAGGGGAAATGCCACAAGATCGTCGTAACAATGCGATCACCCGTTTCCGTGAAGGCGATGTGAATATCCTGCTCGCCACTGACGTCGCGGCTCGGGGTATCGACGTGCCTGACATCAGCCATGTGATCAACTTTGACTTGCCACGCAGTGCAGACGTTTACCTACACCGTATCGGCCGTACTGGGCGTGCAGGGAAAAAAGGTATCGCCATTTCACTGGTTGAAGCGCACGACCAACCAATGATGGCGCGAGTTGAGCGTTATATCAAAGAAGAAGTTAAAGAACGCTTTATCGATGGCCTGCGTCCTAAACACAAAAAGCCTGTGTTTAAGAAAAAGAAGAAGGACAGCAAAAAACCGGCAGATAAAGGCGCGGTGAAGAAAAAAGCCACCAGCAAGCCAAAAGCAAAAGCCACGAAGAAGAAAGCCGCGACCAAAGCCTAAATAAGATAGGTAATCTTGTTACGAAAAAGCCGATGAATTTTCATCGGCTTTTTTATTGGCTTAACTCAACGCGCACCACATTCAGCGCGCGTTGAGCTTAATCCTTAGTGTTCACGAGTCGCACGGAATTTCACCTCAGGTGAACGCTCCTGCGCCAAGTTCAAATTCACCATGGTTGGTGCGATATACGCAAGATTATCGCCCCCATCCAGCGCAAGGTTGCTCTGGTTCTTACGTTTGAATTCTTCAAACTTCTTCACATCGTCACACTCAACCCAGCGTGCGGTTGCAACGTTAACGCCTTCATAGATCGCTTCAACGTTATATTCCGATTTCAGACGCGATACCACCACATCAAACTGCAGCACACCCACCGCTCCAACGATGAGATCATTGTTTTGGAGTGGACGGAAAACCTGTACTGCACCCTCTTCCGAAAGCTGCACTAAGCCTTTCAGTAGTTGCTTTTGTTTAAGTGGATCACGCAGACGGATACGACGGAACAGTTCCGGGGCAAAGTTCGGAATACCGGTAAACTTCAGCGTTTCGCCTTGAGTAAAGGTATCGCCAATCTGGATCGTACCGTGGTTATGCAGACCAATAATGTCACCCGCAAAGGCTTCTTCTGCACGCGCACGGTCACCTGCCATGAAAGTCACCGCATCCGAAATGTTGATCTGCTTGCCAAGGCGCACATGGTTCATCTTCATGCCTTGCTTGTAGGTGCCCGATACAATACGTACGAAAGCAATACGGTCGCGGTGCTTTGGATCCATGTTGGCTTGAATTTTAAACACGAAGCCACTGAACTTCTCTTCGCTCGCGTCCACTACCCGCTCTGCCGCTTGGCGAGGCATGGGCGATGGAGCCCATTGCGTCAGGCCATCAAGCATATGGTCAACACCAAAGTTACCCAGTGCCGTACCAAAGAAAACCGGAGTGAGTTCACCGCTTAGGAATAGCTCACGATCAAACTCATGGGAAGCTCCCAGTACCAATTCCAGTTCTTCACGCAGTTGCGCGGCTAAGTCTTCACCCACCGCTTTATCCAGCTCTGGATTATCCAAGCCTTTCACGATGCGCTCGTCTTGAATGGTGTGGCCTTGACCCGTTGAGTACAAGATCGTCTCATCACGATGGATGTGATACACGCCTTTAAACTCTTTACCACAGCCGATAGGCCATGTGATCGGTGAACAAGCAATTTTCAGCTCATTTTCCACTTCATCCAGCAATTCCATAGGATCACGGATTTCACGGTCCAGCTTGTTCATGAACGTGACGATCGGCGTATCACGCAGACGAGTGACTTCCATTAATTTACGCGTACGATCCTCAACCCCTTTCGCGGCATCAATCACCATCAAGCAAGAGTCCACCGCGGTCAGAGTACGGTAAGTATCTTCCGAGAAGTCTTCGTGTCCTGGGGTATCTAAAAGGTTAACCAGACTATCGCCGTACGGAAACTGCATCACAGAGGTGGTCACCGAAATACCACGCTCTTTTTCCATTTCCATCCAGTCTGATTTCGCGTGCTGGTTCGAGCCACGACCTTTTACTGTACCTGCGACTTGAATCGCACGTCCGAAGAGCAGAACTTTTTCAGTGATCGTGGTTTTACCCGCGTCAGGGTGCGAAATGATCGCAAATGTGCGGCGTTTTGACACTTCGCCGAAATAGGGTGTAGTTGACATCAACAGATTCTCTTTGTGCTTGAGTCAGCTTACGTGAACTGACTAGCGTTTCGGTTCAAATTTGCGCGGTATTCTCCCTTATCTTGGCTCTGGGAGCAACTTCACTGCAATTAATGAGTGATTTCATATTTTCTCATCACCGTTTTAATTAATTTATCAATAAACATGAACTATAACTGTAGAGAGTAAATAAAAATGAAGTCGGCCTATGACCAAATTTCGTAAGATTCATTCGTTGGCCTTTAAGCAAGCCAAAAGTGTTTTTTTAGTTTCCGTGCTATTGGGGCTGTGTTTTAGCCTCTACCATACTCTGTCTGATTTACATCAAGAACAGAGCAAGGTTCAGGAACACTACAACTTTAAACTGGTACAAAGTTACGAGAATGCCAGCCAAGCCGCTTATCATCTGAATAATTTGCTGGCGGAACAGGTCGCCACAACCTTAATGCTCGACACTGGAATTTTTAAAGTTGAAATTGTCGATGATTTCGGGGATGTCATGACCCGCAAAGAGCGGGAGATTGGTAAGCAGAGTGAACTGGTCAATGCATTAGCAAATTACCTGACGCCTTCAGTCTCCGTATTCAGTGCCGAGCTGCATCAACCCAACTCGAATGTGGTGGTCGGTAAATTGAGTTTCTACATCGATGGATCTTCGATCGCCAAAGAATTCATTGCCAAAACTACACGAGTGCTTTTGTTCGACCTTTTGCGTAATACTTTGCTCACAACGATTTTACTGATCTTTTTCTACCAAAAGTTATCTCGTCCAATCACCATGTTGATTGGCTGGGTAAACTCACTTAATGATACTCAGCGTTCACCGCTGCCACCTCGCCTAACCCACGATGATGAACTCAGCGAGCTGGCTTCTACCTTTCAATCAATGTGGAAAGGTAAAGAGCTGGCCGAATCTAAACTCAATCAACTCGCCTATTACGATAGCTTAACAGGGCTAGCCAATCGCAGTTTATTGCTGCAAAAGCTCAGTGATGCCATTACGACAGCACAAAATGCACACACGACCGGAGCACTGTTCTATCTAGATCTCGATCGCTTCAAAACCATCAATGATTCGC is a genomic window containing:
- the prfC gene encoding peptide chain release factor 3, whose amino-acid sequence is MSTTPYFGEVSKRRTFAIISHPDAGKTTITEKVLLFGRAIQVAGTVKGRGSNQHAKSDWMEMEKERGISVTTSVMQFPYGDSLVNLLDTPGHEDFSEDTYRTLTAVDSCLMVIDAAKGVEDRTRKLMEVTRLRDTPIVTFMNKLDREIRDPMELLDEVENELKIACSPITWPIGCGKEFKGVYHIHRDETILYSTGQGHTIQDERIVKGLDNPELDKAVGEDLAAQLREELELVLGASHEFDRELFLSGELTPVFFGTALGNFGVDHMLDGLTQWAPSPMPRQAAERVVDASEEKFSGFVFKIQANMDPKHRDRIAFVRIVSGTYKQGMKMNHVRLGKQINISDAVTFMAGDRARAEEAFAGDIIGLHNHGTIQIGDTFTQGETLKFTGIPNFAPELFRRIRLRDPLKQKQLLKGLVQLSEEGAVQVFRPLQNNDLIVGAVGVLQFDVVVSRLKSEYNVEAIYEGVNVATARWVECDDVKKFEEFKRKNQSNLALDGGDNLAYIAPTMVNLNLAQERSPEVKFRATREH